From the genome of Spinacia oleracea cultivar Varoflay chromosome 2, BTI_SOV_V1, whole genome shotgun sequence, one region includes:
- the LOC110785648 gene encoding uncharacterized protein: MAFLFRKFQEGVKTLAKSPTFAKDPRRLQFEADINRLFLYTSYYRIGKDADEADVEEIIDMANKAPLADQQQQVQENIHSQMKTFCTLMDEILLPDKKIDKQFESAPINKDPPQSGLKFAIGHSGSSPRNHSVVPETKPLKLADVSQAVKEHLGYSLAVRPSEVPHKDAGRGLFLEGEADVGSVIAIYPGVIYSPAYYRFIPGYPRVDAHNSYLITRYDSTVINAQPWADGSDAREFWDGMNSPQPTKFPEQIVQTGSDRVWKMLSKPLQSPRSGIRGEILERRNALAFAHFANHPPKDVIPNVMVCPYDFPLDEKDMRTYIPNISFRNEEGVKMKRFGSFWFKSGSSVDGTSPTLNSLVLVATRAISNEEILLNYRLSNSKRRPSWYTPVDEEEDRRRWG; the protein is encoded by the exons ATGGCGTTTCTCTTCCGTAAATTTCAAGAG GGTGTGAAAACTCTTGCTAAAAGTCCCACATTTGCTAAAGATCCTAGGCGTCTCCAATTTGAAGCGGACATTAACCGTCTCTTTCTCTATACCAG CTATTACCGTATAGGGAAAGATGCTGATGAGGCAGATGTGGAGGAAATAATTGATATGGCTAACAAAGCTCCCTTGGCTGACCAACAACAGCAAGTTCAAGAGAATATTCATTCTCAAATGAAAACTTTCTGCACGCTTATGGATGAAATTCTACTTCCTGACAAGAAAATTGACAAACAATTTGAATCAGCGCCAATAAATAAGGATCCGCCGCAAAGTGGGCTTAAGTTTGCAATTGGCCATAGTGGCAGCTCTCCGAGGAACCATTCTG TTGTACCTGAGACGAAACCGTTAAAGCTTGCTGATGTAAGTCAAGCTGTTAAGGAGCATCTAGGTTACTCACTTGCGGTCCGACCTTCTGAAGTTCCACATAAGGATGCTGGTCGTGGTCTATTTTTGGAAGGTGAAGCTGATGTTGGTTCCGTAATAGCAATTTATCCTGGTGTAATCTACTCCCCAGCATACTACCGATTTATTCCTGGATACCCAAGAGTCGATGCACACAATTCTTATTTGATCACAAGGTATGATAGTACTGTGATAAATGCCCAGCCTTGGGCTGATGGTAGTGATGCCCGTGAATTTTGGGACGGAATGAACTCTCCTCAACCCACAAAATTTCCGGAACAGATAGTTCAGACTGGTTCTGATCGGGTATGGAAAATGCTGAGCAAGCCTTTGCAAAGCCCTAGAAGTGGAATCCGTGGTGAGATTCTGGAACGGCGGAATGCACTGGCCTTTGCTCATTTTGCCAACCATCCACCAAAGGACGTGATTCCAAATGTCATGGTTTGCCCATATGATTTTCCGTTGGATGAGAAGGATATGAGAACATATATTCCAAATATTTCATTCAGAAATGAAGAGGGAGTAAAGATGAAGAGGTTTGGTAGTTTCTGGTTCAAGTCTGGGAGTTCTGTTGATGGTACTTCTCCCACCTTGAATTCACTTGTTCTCGTGGCCACTCGAGCAATTAGCAACGAAGAGATCCTCCTCAATTATAGGTTGAGCAACTCAAAACGCCGGCCATCGTGGTACACCCCAGTTGATGAAGAAGAGGACCGGAGGAGATGGGGTTGA